A single region of the Bacteroides luhongzhouii genome encodes:
- the icd gene encoding NADP-dependent isocitrate dehydrogenase has translation MSKITMQADGTLLVPDVPTVPYITGDGVGAEVTPAMQAVVDAAIRKAYGGKRRIEWKEVLAGERAFNATGSWLPDETMETFQEYLVGIKGPLTTPVGGGIRSLNVALRQTLDLYVCLRPVRWYQGVQSPVKSPEKVNMCVFRENTEDIYAGIEWEAGTPEAEKFYQFLKDEMGVTKVRFPETSSFGVKPVSREGTERLVRAACQYALDHHLPSVTLVHKGNIMKFTEGGFKKWGYELAQREFGDALADGRLVIKDCIADAFLQNTLLIPEEYSVIATLNLNGDYVSDQLAAMVGGIGIAPGANINYQTGHAIFEATHGTAPNIAGKDVVNPCSIILSAVMMLEYFDWKEAAALIEKALEQSFLDARATHDLARFMPNGTSLSTSAFTREIVERIEKQK, from the coding sequence ATGAGCAAAATAACTATGCAAGCAGATGGTACGTTGTTGGTGCCCGATGTGCCTACAGTACCTTATATTACCGGCGATGGAGTAGGAGCCGAAGTAACTCCTGCCATGCAAGCCGTAGTGGACGCAGCTATCCGGAAAGCCTATGGTGGCAAACGTCGTATCGAATGGAAAGAAGTGTTGGCGGGAGAACGTGCCTTCAATGCGACTGGTTCCTGGTTGCCGGATGAAACGATGGAAACCTTTCAGGAATACCTGGTAGGAATCAAGGGTCCGTTGACTACTCCTGTCGGAGGTGGAATCCGTTCGTTGAACGTAGCATTGCGTCAGACACTTGATTTATACGTCTGTCTTCGTCCGGTTCGTTGGTATCAGGGAGTACAGTCGCCTGTCAAATCACCGGAGAAAGTGAATATGTGCGTGTTCCGTGAAAATACGGAAGATATTTATGCGGGTATCGAATGGGAAGCCGGAACTCCGGAAGCTGAAAAGTTCTATCAATTCCTGAAAGACGAAATGGGGGTGACAAAAGTCCGTTTCCCGGAGACCTCTTCTTTCGGTGTGAAACCTGTATCACGTGAGGGTACGGAGCGTCTTGTGCGTGCTGCCTGCCAGTATGCGCTCGACCATCATTTGCCTTCCGTAACGCTGGTGCATAAAGGGAATATTATGAAGTTTACCGAAGGTGGTTTCAAAAAATGGGGCTACGAGTTGGCACAACGTGAATTTGGCGATGCTTTGGCAGATGGCAGACTGGTGATAAAAGATTGCATTGCGGATGCTTTCTTGCAAAATACACTCCTGATTCCCGAAGAATATTCCGTGATAGCTACCTTAAACCTCAACGGAGACTACGTTTCCGACCAATTGGCGGCTATGGTAGGCGGTATCGGTATCGCTCCGGGAGCAAATATCAACTACCAGACAGGCCATGCCATCTTTGAAGCGACTCATGGAACAGCCCCCAATATTGCGGGAAAAGATGTGGTGAACCCTTGTTCTATTATCCTTTCGGCAGTAATGATGCTCGAATATTTTGACTGGAAAGAAGCGGCTGCTCTGATAGAGAAAGCCTTGGAACAAAGCTTCCTGGACGCTCGCGCTACACACGATTTAGCCCGTTTTATGCCGAATGGAACCTCCCTCTCTACTTCCGCTTTCACTCGTGAGATCGTGGAAAGAATTGAAAAACAAAAGTAA
- a CDS encoding DUF1295 domain-containing protein, with protein sequence MSIDAFNLFLGVMSLIALLVFISLYFVKAGYGIFRTASWGVAISNKLAWILMEAPVFVVMCVMWIYSERRFEPVIFTFFLFFQIHYFQRAFIFPLLLTGKSKMPLAIMSMGVLFNLLNGYMQGKWIFYLAPETMYQSGWFTSPWFIIGTLLFFTGMLLNWHSDYIIRHLRKPGDTRHYLPQKGMYRYVTSANYFGEIVEWAGWAILTCSLSGLVFLWWTIANLVPRANAIWCRYREEFGDAVGERKRVFPFLY encoded by the coding sequence ATGAGTATAGATGCTTTTAATCTGTTTCTGGGTGTGATGAGCCTGATTGCTTTGCTTGTTTTTATCTCCCTTTACTTTGTGAAAGCCGGATATGGTATTTTCCGCACGGCATCGTGGGGTGTAGCTATCTCCAATAAACTAGCCTGGATATTGATGGAAGCTCCGGTTTTCGTGGTGATGTGCGTGATGTGGATATATTCCGAACGTAGGTTCGAGCCGGTGATCTTTACTTTCTTCCTCTTCTTTCAAATCCACTATTTTCAGCGTGCTTTCATTTTCCCACTGTTGCTGACTGGGAAAAGTAAGATGCCGCTGGCAATCATGTCGATGGGAGTTCTTTTTAATCTGCTGAATGGCTATATGCAAGGAAAATGGATCTTTTATCTTGCTCCCGAAACGATGTATCAATCCGGTTGGTTCACTTCGCCGTGGTTTATTATAGGCACACTGCTCTTTTTCACAGGTATGTTGTTGAACTGGCATTCGGATTATATCATCCGTCATTTGCGCAAACCGGGAGATACCCGGCATTATCTGCCTCAAAAAGGAATGTACCGTTATGTCACTTCCGCCAACTATTTCGGTGAGATAGTAGAATGGGCAGGTTGGGCGATACTCACTTGTTCACTTTCCGGCTTGGTCTTCCTTTGGTGGACGATTGCTAATCTTGTTCCCCGTGCCAACGCTATTTGGTGCCGTTATCGCGAAGAATTCGGAGACGCAGTGGGAGAGCGGAAACGAGTGTTCCCTTTCCTTTATTAG
- a CDS encoding citrate/2-methylcitrate synthase has translation MKKEYLIYKLSEEMKEATRIDTELFSKFDVKRGLRNEDGTGVLVGLTRIGNVVGYERVPGGGLKPIPGKLFYRGYDVEDISHAIIKEKRFGFEEVAYLLLSGRLPDKEELLSFRELINDNMPLEQKTKMNIIELEGNNIMNILSRSVLEMYRFDANADDTSRDNLMRQSIELISKFPTIIAYAYNMLRHATFGRSLHIRHPQEKLSIAENFLYMLKKDYTELDARTLDLLLILQAEHGGGNNSTFTVRVTSSTGTDTYSAIAAGIGSLKGPLHGGANIQVADMFHHLKENIKDWTSVDEIDTYFTRMLNKEVYNKTGLIYGIGHAVYTISDPRALLLKELARDLAREKGRESEFAFLELLEERAIATFGRVKNNGKTVSSNIDFYSGFVYEMIGLPQEIFTPLFAMARIVGWCAHRNEELTFDGKRIIRPAYKNVLDDLAYIPIKKR, from the coding sequence ATGAAAAAAGAGTACTTGATTTACAAGCTTTCCGAGGAAATGAAGGAAGCTACCCGGATTGATACAGAATTGTTCTCCAAGTTTGATGTGAAGCGTGGATTGCGTAATGAAGACGGCACAGGTGTATTGGTAGGTTTAACCAGAATCGGTAATGTAGTAGGCTATGAACGTGTTCCGGGCGGTGGACTGAAGCCCATACCGGGAAAATTGTTCTATCGCGGTTATGATGTGGAAGATATTTCTCATGCCATTATCAAAGAGAAACGCTTTGGTTTTGAAGAAGTGGCTTACCTGCTGCTTTCCGGACGTCTGCCGGATAAAGAAGAACTGCTTTCTTTCCGTGAGTTGATTAACGACAATATGCCGTTGGAACAGAAAACGAAAATGAACATCATCGAGTTGGAAGGAAACAACATCATGAATATTCTTTCACGCAGTGTACTCGAAATGTATCGTTTTGACGCAAATGCGGATGATACTTCCCGGGATAACCTGATGCGTCAGAGTATTGAACTGATTTCGAAATTCCCCACTATCATCGCTTATGCTTATAATATGCTTCGTCATGCTACTTTCGGACGTTCTCTGCATATCCGCCATCCGCAGGAAAAGCTCTCTATTGCCGAGAATTTCCTGTATATGCTGAAAAAAGACTATACCGAACTGGATGCACGCACCCTCGATTTGTTGCTGATTCTTCAGGCAGAGCATGGTGGTGGTAATAACTCCACTTTCACCGTTCGTGTTACTTCTTCTACCGGAACAGATACTTATTCGGCCATCGCCGCAGGTATCGGTTCGCTGAAAGGCCCGCTTCATGGAGGTGCCAATATTCAGGTTGCCGACATGTTCCACCATCTGAAAGAGAATATCAAGGACTGGACAAGTGTAGATGAAATAGACACTTACTTCACCCGAATGTTGAACAAAGAAGTGTATAACAAGACCGGACTGATCTATGGTATAGGACATGCCGTTTATACCATTTCCGACCCTCGTGCTCTTCTATTGAAAGAACTGGCTCGCGACCTTGCCCGTGAAAAAGGCAGAGAAAGCGAATTTGCTTTCCTCGAACTGTTGGAAGAACGTGCCATCGCTACTTTCGGACGTGTTAAAAACAATGGAAAGACAGTATCCAGCAATATCGACTTCTATTCGGGCTTCGTTTATGAAATGATCGGTTTGCCGCAGGAAATCTTCACCCCTCTGTTTGCCATGGCGCGTATCGTAGGCTGGTGTGCACACCGCAATGAAGAATTGACCTTCGACGGTAAACGGATTATCCGCCCGGCTTATAAGAATGTGCTTGATGATTTGGCTTATATTCCAATTAAGAAACGCTGA
- a CDS encoding NADH:flavin oxidoreductase: protein MESKLFSPVTFGPLTLRNRTIRSAAFESMCPENTPTQMLLDYHRSVAAGGVGMTTVAYAAVTQSGLSFDRQLWLRPSIIPRLHELTKAVHDEGAAVGIQIGHCGNMSHRNICGVTPISASSGFNLYSPTFVRGMEKKELPEMAQAYGNAVNLARKAGFDAVEVHAGHGYLISQFLSPYTNHRKDEYGGSLENRMRFMDMVMEEVMKAAGSDMAVFVKMNMRDGFKGGMEIDESIQVAKRLLELGAHGLVLSGGFVSKAPMYVMRGAMPIRSMSYYMNCWWLKYGVRMFGKWMIPSVPFKEAYFLEDALKFRAALPDAPLIYVGGLVSRQKIDEVLDSGFDAVQMARALLNEPGFVNRMKQEEQARCNCGHSNYCIGRMYTIEMACHQHLKEQLPSSLQKEIDKLEKK, encoded by the coding sequence ATGGAATCTAAACTTTTTAGCCCGGTCACCTTTGGCCCTTTGACGCTGCGGAATCGAACGATCCGTTCGGCAGCTTTTGAGAGTATGTGTCCGGAGAATACTCCCACGCAGATGTTGCTGGATTACCATCGGTCGGTAGCTGCGGGGGGAGTGGGTATGACAACAGTGGCTTATGCTGCCGTGACACAAAGCGGACTTTCTTTCGACCGTCAGTTGTGGTTGCGCCCGTCCATTATTCCCCGTTTACATGAACTGACAAAAGCTGTGCACGATGAAGGTGCCGCAGTAGGTATACAAATCGGGCATTGTGGAAATATGTCCCATAGAAATATTTGTGGTGTCACTCCTATATCCGCATCTTCGGGTTTCAATCTCTATTCTCCTACGTTTGTGCGTGGAATGGAAAAAAAGGAGTTGCCGGAAATGGCGCAAGCGTATGGAAATGCAGTCAATCTGGCGCGGAAAGCCGGGTTTGACGCCGTTGAAGTACATGCGGGACACGGTTATTTGATAAGTCAATTCTTGTCTCCCTACACCAATCACCGGAAAGATGAATATGGCGGTTCGCTCGAAAACCGGATGCGTTTTATGGATATGGTGATGGAAGAAGTGATGAAAGCGGCAGGCAGTGATATGGCAGTTTTCGTAAAAATGAATATGCGTGACGGCTTCAAAGGAGGAATGGAGATAGACGAATCCATACAAGTGGCTAAACGTCTGCTGGAACTTGGTGCTCATGGGTTGGTGTTGAGTGGCGGTTTTGTCAGCAAAGCACCGATGTATGTGATGAGAGGTGCCATGCCGATTCGTTCGATGTCTTACTATATGAATTGCTGGTGGCTGAAATATGGAGTCCGTATGTTTGGCAAATGGATGATACCTTCTGTGCCCTTCAAAGAGGCCTATTTCCTTGAAGATGCACTGAAGTTCCGTGCGGCTCTTCCGGATGCGCCGTTGATTTATGTCGGTGGTCTTGTTTCCCGTCAGAAAATAGATGAAGTGCTCGATTCCGGTTTTGATGCCGTGCAGATGGCGAGAGCGTTGCTGAACGAACCGGGTTTTGTGAACCGTATGAAACAAGAGGAACAAGCACGTTGCAACTGTGGACACAGTAATTATTGTATAGGTCGTATGTATACGATAGAAATGGCTTGTCATCAACATTTGAAAGAACAATTACCTTCCTCTTTACAAAAGGAGATTGATAAACTAGAGAAAAAATGA
- a CDS encoding 4-hydroxy-3-methylbut-2-enyl diphosphate reductase, which produces MIKVEIDEDSGFCFGVVTAIHKAEEELAKGETLYCLGDIVHNSREVDRLKTMGLITINREEFKQLKNAKVLLRAHGEPPETYMIARENNIEIIDATCPVVLRLQKRIRQDYLADSDEEKQIVIYGKSGHAEVLGLVGQTDGKAIVIEKAEEAKKLDLNKSIRLFSQTTKSLDEFQEIVEYFKQHISPEATFEYYDTICRQVANRMPKLREFAATHDLIFFVSGKKSSNGKMLFEECLKVNANSHLIDNEKEIDPSLLQNVKSIGVCGATSTPKWLMEKIYNHIRTLIKE; this is translated from the coding sequence ATGATCAAGGTAGAGATAGACGAAGATTCCGGCTTCTGCTTTGGTGTGGTGACAGCCATTCATAAGGCAGAAGAAGAGTTGGCAAAGGGAGAAACACTCTATTGCCTTGGAGACATCGTGCACAATAGCCGTGAAGTGGACAGGCTGAAAACGATGGGATTAATCACGATCAACCGGGAAGAATTCAAGCAATTGAAGAATGCTAAAGTATTGCTCCGGGCGCATGGAGAGCCACCGGAAACTTATATGATTGCCCGTGAAAATAATATCGAGATTATCGACGCGACCTGTCCGGTTGTATTACGTTTGCAGAAACGCATCAGACAAGACTATCTGGCAGACAGTGACGAAGAAAAACAAATTGTCATCTACGGCAAGAGCGGACACGCTGAAGTACTGGGGCTGGTGGGGCAGACAGACGGAAAAGCAATTGTGATCGAAAAGGCAGAAGAAGCCAAAAAGCTGGATTTAAACAAAAGTATCCGCCTTTTCTCGCAGACGACCAAGTCACTGGATGAGTTTCAGGAAATTGTAGAATACTTCAAACAACATATTTCACCGGAAGCGACTTTCGAATATTATGACACTATCTGCCGCCAGGTTGCCAACCGAATGCCTAAGCTCCGGGAGTTTGCGGCTACACACGATTTGATTTTCTTCGTCAGCGGCAAAAAGAGTTCGAACGGGAAGATGCTGTTTGAAGAATGTTTGAAGGTGAATGCCAATTCACATTTGATAGATAACGAGAAAGAAATCGATCCTTCTCTTCTTCAAAATGTAAAATCGATTGGCGTATGTGGGGCGACTTCTACTCCGAAATGGTTGATGGAGAAGATTTACAATCATATTCGGACGCTTATCAAAGAATAA
- a CDS encoding SDR family oxidoreductase: MSEMRWAIITGADGGMGTEITRAVAKAGYRIIMACYHPKKAEIVRERLSKETGNPNLEVIAIDLSSMQSVVAFANQILERNLPIALLMNNAGTMETGFHTTSDGFERTVSVNYMGPYLLTRKLIPLMVRGARIVNMVSCTYAIGRLDFPDFLHRGKTGTFWRIPVYSNTKLALLLFTFELSEQLREKGITVNAADPGIVSTDIITMHKWFDPLTDIFFRPFIRKPKKGASTAIGLLLDEKETGVTGQLYVNNHRKKLSDTYVNHVKKEQLWEITERALASWLK, translated from the coding sequence ATGAGTGAAATGAGATGGGCAATCATTACCGGTGCGGACGGAGGAATGGGGACAGAAATAACACGTGCCGTAGCCAAAGCCGGTTATCGAATCATTATGGCTTGTTATCACCCGAAGAAAGCGGAGATTGTTCGTGAACGTTTGAGCAAGGAAACCGGAAACCCGAATTTGGAAGTAATAGCTATCGATTTATCTTCTATGCAATCCGTTGTTGCTTTTGCCAATCAAATTTTAGAAAGGAATCTTCCCATCGCTTTGCTGATGAATAATGCCGGAACGATGGAGACAGGCTTTCATACCACTTCCGACGGATTCGAACGAACGGTAAGCGTGAACTATATGGGGCCTTATCTGCTTACCCGGAAACTGATTCCGCTGATGGTGCGTGGAGCGCGTATCGTAAATATGGTTTCCTGTACATACGCAATCGGCAGGCTCGACTTCCCTGATTTTCTTCACAGGGGGAAAACGGGAACGTTTTGGCGCATTCCTGTCTACAGTAACACGAAGTTGGCTTTATTGTTGTTTACTTTCGAACTTTCCGAGCAACTTCGAGAGAAGGGGATTACCGTCAATGCTGCCGATCCGGGAATTGTTTCTACTGATATCATCACTATGCACAAGTGGTTCGATCCGTTGACGGATATCTTTTTCCGTCCTTTTATCCGTAAACCGAAGAAGGGGGCTTCTACGGCAATCGGTTTACTGTTGGACGAAAAGGAAACAGGAGTGACAGGACAATTATACGTCAATAACCACCGGAAAAAATTATCCGATACATACGTTAATCATGTGAAGAAAGAGCAATTGTGGGAGATAACGGAGCGTGCATTGGCAAGTTGGCTGAAGTAG
- a CDS encoding aconitate hydratase, which translates to MVYDVTMLEAFYTAYKGKVEHVRAILKRPLTLAEKILYAHLYDVADLKDYKRGEDYVNFRPDRVAMQDATAQMALLQFMNAGKDQVAVPSTVHCDHLIQAYKGAKADIATARLTNEEVYDFLRDVSSRYGIGFWKPGAGIIHQVVLENYAFPGGMMVGTDSHTPNAGGLGMVAIGVGGADAVDVMTGMEWELKMPKIIGVRLTGKLSGWTSPKDVILKLAGILTVKGGTNAIIEYFGPGTESLSATGKATICNMGAEVGATTSLFPFDGRMATYLRATGRNCVVDWAESVDADLRADDIVTDEPSKYYDRVIEIDLSELEPYINGPFTPDAATPISEFAEKVLLNGYPRKMEVGLIGSCTNSSYQDLSRAASLAKQVTEKNLSVAAPLIVNPGSEQIRATAERDGMIEAFERLGATIMANACGPCIGQWKRETDDPTRKNSIVTSFNRNFAKRADGNPNTYAFVASPELTMALTIAGDLCFNPLKDRLVNHDGEKVKLSEPVGDELPLKGFEQGNEGYIAPHGAKTEIKVKPDSQRLQLLTPFPAWDGQDLLNMPLLIKAQGKCTTDHISMAGPWLRFRGHLENISDNMLMGAVNAFNGETNNVWNRSTNTYGTVSGTAKMYKSEGIPSIVVAEENYGEGSSREHAAMEPRFLNVRVILAKSFARIHETNLKKQGMLALTFIDKADYDKIREHDLLSVLGLVHFAPGRNLTIVLHHEDGTKESFEVQHTYNEQQIAWFRAGSALNAR; encoded by the coding sequence ATGGTATATGATGTGACTATGTTAGAAGCTTTCTACACTGCTTATAAAGGAAAGGTAGAACACGTACGGGCTATATTGAAACGCCCTTTGACGTTGGCCGAGAAGATTTTGTATGCTCATCTGTATGATGTAGCCGATTTAAAAGATTACAAACGGGGGGAGGATTATGTGAATTTCCGTCCCGACCGTGTGGCTATGCAGGATGCGACTGCACAGATGGCTTTGCTTCAATTTATGAATGCAGGCAAGGATCAAGTGGCTGTCCCCTCAACAGTGCATTGCGATCACTTGATACAGGCGTATAAAGGTGCAAAGGCGGATATTGCTACGGCAAGATTGACTAATGAAGAAGTATATGATTTCCTCCGCGATGTATCCTCCCGTTATGGCATTGGCTTCTGGAAACCGGGAGCAGGAATTATCCATCAGGTAGTACTCGAAAACTATGCTTTCCCCGGCGGTATGATGGTGGGAACAGACTCTCATACTCCTAATGCAGGCGGACTGGGTATGGTAGCCATCGGTGTCGGTGGCGCGGATGCCGTGGATGTGATGACAGGAATGGAATGGGAGCTGAAAATGCCGAAGATTATCGGTGTCCGTCTGACCGGAAAGCTAAGTGGGTGGACCTCTCCGAAAGACGTGATCCTGAAACTGGCAGGCATCCTTACCGTAAAAGGAGGAACGAATGCTATTATCGAATATTTTGGTCCCGGAACCGAATCCCTTTCTGCTACCGGGAAAGCTACCATTTGCAATATGGGTGCTGAAGTAGGAGCTACTACCTCTTTATTCCCGTTTGACGGACGCATGGCTACTTATTTGAGAGCTACCGGAAGAAATTGTGTAGTCGATTGGGCTGAATCTGTTGATGCAGACCTTCGTGCAGATGACATAGTGACCGATGAACCATCCAAATATTACGACCGTGTAATTGAAATTGACTTGTCGGAACTCGAACCTTATATAAACGGACCGTTTACACCGGATGCTGCTACTCCTATCTCTGAATTTGCAGAAAAAGTGTTACTGAACGGCTACCCCCGTAAAATGGAGGTGGGCTTGATAGGCTCATGTACCAATTCTTCTTATCAGGATTTGAGCCGTGCAGCTTCTCTGGCAAAGCAGGTGACAGAAAAGAATTTGAGCGTCGCTGCTCCGCTGATTGTTAATCCAGGTTCGGAGCAAATCCGGGCTACTGCCGAAAGAGACGGTATGATTGAAGCTTTTGAACGGCTGGGAGCCACGATTATGGCAAATGCTTGTGGACCTTGTATCGGTCAATGGAAACGTGAGACGGACGATCCGACACGGAAAAACTCAATCGTCACCTCTTTCAACCGTAATTTTGCCAAACGTGCTGACGGTAATCCGAATACCTATGCGTTTGTAGCTTCTCCGGAACTAACGATGGCGTTAACGATTGCCGGTGATCTTTGCTTCAATCCGTTGAAAGACAGATTGGTGAATCATGACGGAGAAAAAGTGAAACTCTCCGAGCCTGTAGGAGATGAACTCCCTTTGAAAGGTTTTGAACAGGGAAATGAGGGATATATCGCCCCACATGGAGCAAAAACGGAAATCAAGGTAAAACCGGATTCTCAACGTCTCCAGCTTCTGACCCCTTTCCCGGCATGGGACGGACAGGACCTGCTGAACATGCCTTTATTGATTAAAGCACAGGGCAAATGTACTACCGACCATATCTCTATGGCAGGTCCGTGGCTCCGCTTCCGAGGACATTTGGAGAATATTTCCGATAATATGCTGATGGGAGCTGTCAATGCTTTTAACGGTGAAACGAACAATGTTTGGAATCGTTCAACAAATACTTATGGAACAGTTTCCGGTACGGCAAAGATGTATAAATCCGAAGGTATTCCCTCTATTGTTGTTGCCGAAGAGAATTATGGAGAAGGTTCCAGCCGTGAACATGCAGCCATGGAACCACGCTTCCTCAATGTACGTGTCATTTTGGCTAAGAGTTTTGCCCGTATCCACGAAACGAACCTGAAAAAACAAGGAATGCTTGCTCTTACTTTTATAGATAAAGCAGATTATGACAAAATTCGGGAGCACGATCTTCTATCCGTATTAGGTTTAGTTCATTTTGCGCCGGGGCGCAATCTGACGATTGTTCTTCATCACGAAGATGGAACGAAAGAAAGTTTTGAAGTGCAACATACATATAATGAACAGCAGATAGCCTGGTTCCGTGCCGGTTCTGCCTTAAATGCAAGATAA
- the pfkA gene encoding 6-phosphofructokinase, which yields MGTVKCIGILTSGGDAPGMNAAIRAVTRAAIYNGLQVKGIYRGYKGLVTGEIKEFKSQNVSNIIQLGGTILKTARCKEFMTPEGRQVAYDNMKKEGIDALVVIGGDGSLTGARIFAQEFDVPCIGLPGTIDNDLYGTDTTIGYDTALNTILDAVDKIRDTATSHERLFFVEVMGRDAGFLALNGAIASGAEAAIIPEFSTEVDQLEEFIKNGFRKSKNSSIVLVAESELTGGAMHYAERVKNEYPQYDVRVTILGHLQRGGSPTAHDRILASRLGAAAIDAIMEDQRNVMIGIEHDEIVYVPFSKAIKNDKPIKRDLVTVLKELSI from the coding sequence ATGGGAACAGTTAAGTGTATCGGAATTTTGACCTCCGGAGGTGATGCTCCGGGAATGAACGCTGCTATACGTGCAGTGACACGTGCAGCTATCTATAATGGATTGCAAGTCAAAGGTATATACAGAGGCTATAAAGGTCTGGTCACAGGTGAAATCAAAGAATTTAAGAGTCAGAATGTTAGTAATATCATCCAGTTGGGTGGTACTATCCTGAAAACAGCCCGCTGTAAAGAGTTCATGACCCCTGAAGGTCGTCAAGTGGCTTATGACAATATGAAAAAAGAAGGCATTGATGCCTTGGTTGTCATTGGTGGAGACGGTTCACTGACAGGCGCACGCATCTTTGCACAGGAATTTGATGTTCCGTGTATCGGACTGCCGGGAACTATTGATAATGACCTTTACGGTACAGATACTACCATCGGATATGATACTGCATTAAATACAATATTGGATGCTGTGGATAAGATACGTGACACGGCCACTTCGCATGAACGTTTGTTCTTCGTAGAAGTGATGGGACGTGACGCCGGTTTCCTTGCACTGAACGGAGCGATTGCTTCGGGAGCGGAAGCTGCTATTATTCCGGAATTCAGTACGGAAGTCGACCAACTGGAAGAGTTTATCAAGAACGGATTCCGTAAATCAAAAAACAGTAGTATTGTATTGGTAGCCGAAAGCGAACTGACCGGAGGAGCCATGCATTATGCCGAACGTGTGAAAAACGAATACCCGCAATACGATGTACGCGTGACGATCTTAGGTCACCTGCAACGTGGTGGTAGCCCGACTGCCCACGACCGTATCTTGGCAAGCCGCCTCGGTGCTGCTGCTATTGATGCTATTATGGAAGATCAACGTAATGTAATGATTGGAATCGAACATGATGAAATCGTTTACGTACCGTTCAGCAAGGCTATTAAAAATGACAAACCGATCAAGAGAGATCTTGTCACTGTATTGAAAGAGCTTTCAATCTAA